The Puntigrus tetrazona isolate hp1 chromosome 23, ASM1883169v1, whole genome shotgun sequence genome has a segment encoding these proteins:
- the ncoa6 gene encoding nuclear receptor coactivator 6 isoform X2, with amino-acid sequence MAHQLSLDAQSPQAIPLTDHDSGVEDGDDGPCSPTTTSTIYVAFKGNMNDEDYQEKLDTILQGMPDMLLLGTKRLKPEHVEPWNSVRVTFNIPREAAERLRLLAQNNQQQLRDLGILSVQIEGEGAINVAVGQGRSQEVRVNGPLGAPGQMRMDVGFPMQQAGMRMNNPSVSMMPPGANMAAQGMVQNSGGPMQPRAPRPPSQTDTMDPMISGLALQQQQQQLQHPQVGHGPLGNLGPQGHHMQAMQANRQLNPAALQQLQQQQQQHQQQQVQMAQLGGARGPFNPSNQMPVPPGWNQLPSGVLQPPPVQGPMGPGWRKAPPQPQMGQRQPSLASVQTPNHPPPPYPFGSQQAFSTMPQHQLQQQQQQTGANQFATPQPKVPQGAPGVVVSRAPPPLPPSSVPQGGLTAKSPGSSSSPFQQGSPGTPPMMGQGQGQLGPRPTTPQGFPQGVGSPGRAVMGQQGNIQPGFMGIPQHGQVPQGGMGGMPKRMPMGFPNAPVNQNFGQGQVTTTGAGSTPQLQNNQSMANTGVQSSASAPNHMQSNPLQGAPMTHHSGMPAQPPGTTSGGSMGQPQQGLQTQMMGVPQSQHQTQVVASTQSQMAQSQTGGQTILSRPVNTGQRGMTPPKQMMPPQGQGIMQNQNQLGGGQGHQALLIQQQQQQQQQQQQQQQQQQQQNAMMEHIVASQIQGNKQAFGPKGQPGVMQGQMMRGPSPNIQGNMPQFQSQMGQQQMTQQQHQQQQQQMAHLQQQQQLQQQQLQQQQLQQQQLQLQHQQPQQAQMQQQQLQQPHQQMVQQQSQQIPMNGNPNQALGMHGPQMRLQGNHHLVQQQLQQKQQQVMLQQQQAGQQHQHQLGDSSGNADISQQMVPDLQNQQQQQGMLGNSQHMQVGNGHFPGHGMSFNPQFAGQMPIGGPCGQAGGFPVNKDVTLTSPLLVNLLQSDISASQFGPGGKQGTGAVAANQVKPKKKKPPRKKKPKVEEGQQSTDGLCGLDSLPHGMEEVEMQGLGGDQGGGIDSNSKLSEFANRPGLPGQSGDQRVLQQMPMQFMPPQQQQQIQHMQQQQQLQQQQQQQQLQQQQQQQMQQQQMQQQHQQIQQQQMQQQQMQMQGMQGPQGQAGTSQGPHHVQSQIHSQQTMQMQQQQQPPTPQQQHLQQQLQSQPQQQAQQQQQQQQQQQQQQQQQQQQQQQQMMMMIKMQHEAKNRMPLQQGGHMQKSLINPIDPSQRMPVSQPGNMPVMIDLQGHGGVPPSPDKARGMPLMVNPTLTGPARRTPHSEVGQPTPPEETPGNHSMQDRGSLETVQQSGNGNQPMIPNQGPNAHLMKSVPLSVTHQPGASPQQQSQQVAAMAGSHNIHFSSAPATSQSSRPKTPNRASPRPYHHPLTPTNRPPSTEPSEINLSPERLNASIAGLFPPKINIPLPPRQPNLNRGFDQQGLNPTTLKAIGQAPPNLSTLPVNNNNSGNNNGPQSYASGVGMVSSGGKQDKQTGVGQAKRASPSNSRRSSPASNRKAATPSPGRQKGAKASLTSPTHPQQMMVSPQNVMVSPNSVLPTTSASLPSAGPVESHQSLNSLQTLPGSADAIRDGQVVTTQAEQHQAVQFREQPAPKIASPRVPSQEPKRQELSNLVEQRAEDKQQPRTTPQHDHGSAVSPAFRDAPTSLNQLLDNAGASSLSVKSQNIPQVGGEPVQKESAHAPPAQENQSNPVVSQSTSIVTTLSTSETDQKPKPASVSSPNIVASSSANLQTVSAVSSVSSNQTVLLSLTSIPNPSVSSNHNLIPISNASQTVLQRPISSAATPQNQITVFVTSNPISSATNTASVVPSAVVSKVLAVPNKNIRPPDVRQQNPSQTRPQYIAGSVYSIFQAAPVSSSANVMSQPVTMVGIQLTPTPVSTTSPPSAPASTSMSTNSPAVSIATTQQSRTIVGQLQVQVPASQASPVNAVPPPQQPSPGVPKPDSVSESSGPKSSPVGQSALHGMSSPFQQLLASPPPCSSPGATAVARRSPLSSTTMLVKSSPVQTVVSKHTVPSISSSSADDQKERTPVTQIGKTLDVATTQASCAVTSETVSALQPTAPAAVPVAQITSPQSALPPKVSSPEPVPTPSPVPTSTPSSNMPPPASTTGMVHLSSPVATSSPPSAVLVAAPTAAPGPPTTTSSPSTATPAQLSGEQQPSSLVETSVPNSAETKATVDPPAVSAHPEAPQEEQASCDQAGQGVTTAAEQGWAKKRKTPVNLAPRDTRATTEKAKGPSRRSSRTDKEPEEEASDNGQRKRAARPGSASSNAGKESNTGASPTQAKRRKSK; translated from the exons ATGGCGCATCAGCTGTCCCTGGATGCACAATCCCCTCAAGCCATCCCACTCACAGATCACGACTCCGGAGTGGAAGATGGAGACGATGGCCCTTGCAGCCCTACCACAACCTCCACAATATATGTTGCCTTCAAAGGGAACATGAATGATGAGGACTATCAGGAGAAGCTGGATACCATCTTACAGGGGATGCCGGATATGCTCTTACTAG GTACTAAGAGACTCAAACCCGAGCATGTGGAGCCGTGGAACAGCGTACGTGTCACTTTCAACATCCCCCGAGAGGCAGCCGAGCGACTGCGCCTCCTGGCTCAAAACAACCAGCAGCAGCTGCGGGATCTGGGCATCCTGTCTGTGCAGATTGAAG GTGAAGGGGCCATCAACGTTGCGGTTGGACAGGGCCGAAGTCAAGAAGTAAGGGTAAATGGACCCCTTGGTGCTCCTGGTCAGATGAGAATGGATGTTGGATTTCCCATGCAACAGG CTGGAATGCGTATGAATAACCCATCGGTGTCCATGATGCCTCCTGGGGCTAATATGGCAGCACAGGGAATGGTACAAAATAGTGGTGGACCAATGCAGCCAAGGGCACCAAGGCCGCCTTCACAGACAG ACACAATGGATCCCATGATTTCAGGGCTGGCCTTacagcaacagcaacaacaacttCAACATCCTCAAGTGGGACATGGTCCACTTGGTAACTTAGGCCCACAGGGACATCACATGCAAGCCATGCAAGCAAATCGACAGCTAAATCCAGCAGCCCTACAGCAACttcagcagcaacagcagcagcaccaACAACAGCAGGTTCAGATGGCTCAACTAGGTGGTGCACGTGGTCCTTTCAACCCCTCCAACCAGATGCCTGTACCCCCTGGCTGGAACCAGTTGCCTTCTGGTGTTCTCCAACCACCACCCGTCCAGGGTCCTATGGGACCAGGTTGGAGGAAAGCCCCACCACAGCCACAAATGGGGCAGCGCCAACCCTCTTTGGCATCTGTTCAGACGCCCAATCATCCACCACCACCATATCCATTTGGAAGCCAGCAGGCTTTTAGTACAATGCCACAACATCAGttgcagcaacagcagcagcagacagGGGCAAACCAGTTTGCAACCCCTCAGCCCAAAGTCCCTCAGGGTGCACCAGGTGTCGTTGTCTCAAGAGCGCCACCTCCTCTGCCTCCCTCCTCTGTCCCACAAGGAGGTCTCACAGCCAAGTCCCCTGGTTCTTCGTCATCTCCTTTCCAACAGGGCTCACCTGGAACACCTCCAATGATGGGACAGGGACAGGGGCAACTTGGTCCCCGTCCCACAACCCCCCAGGGTTTCCCACAAGGTGTTGGATCTCCAGGAAGAGCTGTGATGGGCCAGCAAGGAAACATTCAGCCCGGCTTTATGGGCATTCCACAACATGGACAGGTTCCCCAAGGTGGAATGGGAG gTATGCCCAAACGAATGCCAATGGGGTTTCCAAATGCTCCTGTTAATCAGAACTTTGGACAAGGACAGGTTACTACCACTGGAGCAGGTAGTACACCCCAGCTGCAAAATAATCAGAGCATGGCAAACACTG GTGTCCAGTCATCCGCCTCGGCGCCAAATCACATGCAGTCAAATCCCCTTCAGGGTGCTCCAATGACCCACCACAGTGGCATGCCAGCTCAACCTCCAGGCACCACCTCAGGAGGTAGTATGGGACAACCTCAGCAAGGTCTTCAGACTCAAATGATGGGTGTACCACAATCACAACATCAAACACAGGTTGTAGCTTCCACCCAAAGTCAAATGGCACAGAGCCAAACAGGGGGCCAGACTATTTTGTCCAGACCGGTGAATACTGGGCAGCGAGGAATGACCCCTCCTAAGCAAATGATGCCACCACAAGGTCAAGGGATCATGCAGAACCAAAACCAGTTGGGTGGAGGACAGGGACATCAGGCTTTATTGAttcagcagcagcaacaacagcagcagcagcagcagcaacaacagcagcagcaacaacagcaaaacGCTATGATGGAACACATTGTAGCAAGTCAGATACAGGGTAACAAGCAGGCCTTTGGCCCAAAAGGTCAACCTGGTGTAATGCAAGGCCAGATGATGAGAGGTCCTTCACCTAATATTCAAGGTAACATGCCGCAATTTCAATCTCAGATGGGTCAGCAACAAATGACTCAACAACAGCATcagcaacagcagcaacaaATGGCTCATttgcaacaacagcagcaatTACAACAACAGCAACTACAGCAACAGCAGTTACAACAGCAACAGCTACAGCTGCAACACCAGCAGCCACAACAAGCACAAATGCAACAACAACAGCTACAGCAACCCCATCAGCAAATGGTACAACAACAGTCTCAACAAATTCCAATGAACGGCAACCCTAACCAAGCATTAGGGATGCATGGGCCTCAAATGCGACTTCAAGGAAATCATCATTTAGTACAACAACAGCTTCAACAAAAGCAACAGCAGGTGATGTTGCAACAGCAACAGGCTGGTCAGCAGCATCAGCACCAGTTAGGAGATAGTAGTGGAAATGCTGATATCAGCCAACAGATGGTTCCAGACCTGCAGAATCAGCAACAACAGCAGGGTATGTTGGGGAATTCTCAACACATGCAGGTTGGCAATGGCCATTTTCCTGGTCATGGCATGTCCTTCAATCCTCAGTTTGCGGGTCAGATGCCAATAGGAGGCCCATGTGGCCAAGCTGGTGGATTTCCAGTGAACAAGGATGTAACACTAACCAGTCCCTTGTTAGTAAATCTTCTCCAAAGCGATATTTCTGCCAGCCAGTTTGGTCCTGGTGGAAAGCAAGGAACAGGTGCAGTTGCTGCTAACCAGGTCAAGCCTAAAAAGAAGAAACCTCCACGTAAGAAGAAGCCAAAAGTAGAGGAAGGACAGCAGTCTACTGATGGGCTGTG TGGTCTGGATTCACTGCCTCATGGAATGGAGGAAGTAGAGATGCAAGGGCTGGGAGGTGATCAAGGGGGTGGCATTGACTCCAACTCGAAACTTTCTGAATTCGCTAATCGACCAG GTCTGCCTGGTCAGTCTGGAGATCAAAGGGTATTACAGCAAATGCCAATGCAGTTCATGCCCCCACAACAGCAGCAACAGATACAGCacatgcagcagcagcagcagttgcaacaacaacagcagcagcagcagttacaacagcagcagcagcaacaaatGCAGCAGCAACAAATGCAACAACAGCATCAACAGATCCAGCAACAGCAAATGCAAcagcaacaaatgcaaatgcaggGTATGCAGGGCCCTCAAGGTCAAGCTGGAACATCACAAGGACCCCATCATGTCCAGAGCCAGATTCATTCACAACAGACAATGCAGatgcagcagcaacaacaaccaccaacaccacaacaacaacacctCCAACAACAATTGCAGTCACAGCCACAACAACAggcgcagcagcagcagcagcagcaacaacaacaacaacaacaacaacaacaacagcagcagcagcaacaacaacaaatgatgatgatgattaaaaTGCAACATGAAGCTAAAAATCGAATGCCACTACAGCAAGGTGGGCACATGCAGAAGAGTTTGATCAATCCTATTGATCCATCTCAGAGAATGCCTGTTTCACAGCCAGGAAACATGCCTGTAATGATCGATCTTCAAGGGCATGGAGGTGTTCCACCTTCTCCTGATAAAGCCAGAGGAATGCCACTCATGGTAAATCCAACTCTGACTGGACCAGCAAGAAGGACACCCCATTCAGAGGTTGGACAACCAACACCACCAGAGGAAACCCCTGGTAACCATAGCATGCAGGACCGGGGATCCCTTGAAACTGTTCAACAATCAGGAAATGGAAATCAACCAATGATTCCCAATCAAGGTCCTAATGCtcatttaatgaaatctgtgcctTTATCAGTAACCCACCAGCCAGGAGCAAGTCCCCAACAGCAGTCTCAGCAAGTGGCAGCAATGGCTGGCTCACATAATATTCACTTTTCCAGTGCTCCTGCAACTTCCCAAAGTTCCCGCCCTAAAACCCCTAACCGAGCCAGTCCTCGGCCATATCACCACCCTTTAACTCCAACAAACCGTCCACCTAGTACTGAACCCTCTGAAATAAATCTATCCCCTGAGAGACTGAATGCCTCTATTGCTGGTCTTTTCCCTCCAAAAATTAACATTCCTCTGCCACCACGGCAGCCAAATCTTAATCGAGGTTTTGATCAGCAAGGTCTTAACCCCACCACACTTAAAGCAATTGGCCAGGCTCCACCCAACTTATCAACTCTTCCTGTCAACAATAATAACAGTGGTAACAATAATGGCCCACAGTCTTATGCATCAGGTGTTGGCATGGTAAGCTCTGgaggaaaacaagacaaacagaCTGGTGTTGGGCAAGCTAAAAGAGCTAGTCCCAGTAATAGTCGTCGATCTAGCCCTGCCTCAAATAGAAAAGCTGCCACTCCAAGCCCAGGAAGACAGAAGGGTGCCAAAGCATCATTGACATCACCTACACATCCACAGCAAATGATGGTTAGTCCACAGAACGTGATGGTTAGTCCTAACTCAGTGCTCCCAACTACCTCTGCATCTTTGCCATCAGCAGGACCTGTAGAATCACATCAGAGTTTAAATTCTCTGCAAACCCTACCAGGTAGTGCCGACGCAATAAGAGATGGCCAGGTAGTGACTACGCAAGCAGAGCAGCATCAGGCAGTTCAGTTTAGAGAGCAGCCTGCTCCTAAAATAGCAAGCCCTCGGGTGCCTTCTCAGGAACCCAAACGGCAAGAACTTAGCAATTTGGTTGAACAGCGTGCTGAAGATAAACAACAACCTCGGACAACACCACAACATGACCATGGCTCTGCTGTATCACCAGCATTTAGAGATGCTCCAACATCTTTGAATCAGCTATTAGACAATGCAGGGGCATCATCTTTGTCAGTGAAGTCTCAAAATATTCCTCAAGTGGGTGGAGAACCTGTGCAGAAGGAGAGTGCTCATGCTCCACCAGCTCAGGAGAACCAATCCAATCCTGTTGTCTCACAGAGCACAAGTATTGTCACCACTTTGTCTACAAGTGAAACTGATCAGAAACCTAAACCTGCTTCAGTATCAAGTCCAAATATCGTAGCCAGTAGCAGTGCAAACCTGCAGACTGTCAGTGCTGTATCAAGTGTTAGTTCAAACCAAACCGTGCTCTTAAGTCTTACTTCAATACCCAACCCTTCAGTAAGTTCAAATCACAATCTTATCCCCATCTCAAATGCTTCTCAAACTGTCTTGCAAAGGCCAATTTCATCAGCGGCAACGCCACAAAATCAGATCACGGTCTTTGTAACCTCTAATCCTATTAGCTCTGCTACCAACACAGCTTCTGTGGTTCCTTCTGCTGTTGTATCCAAGGTTCTGGCAGTTCCCAATAAAAACATAAGACCTCCTGATGTTCGACAACAAAATCCTTCACAAACACGTCCACAGTACATTGCAGGATCTGTGTATTCAATATTTCAAGCTGCGCCGGTATCATCAAGTGCTAACGTCATGTCTCAACCTGTCACTATGGTTGGTATCCAGCTTACTCCTACCCCGGTGTCAACTACATCACCACCTTCTGCGCCAGCCTCAACCTCTATGTCAACAAACTCTCCTGCTGTCAGCATAGCAACTACTCAGCAGAGCCGCACCATTGTTGGGCAACTTCAAGTTCAAGTACCTGCAAGTCAGGCTTCCCCTGTAAATGCAGTACCACCACCTCAACAGCCAAGCCCTGGAGTGCCCAAACCAGATAGTGTCTCTGAATCTAGTGGCCCAAAATCTAGTCCTGTTGGGCAGTCGGCTTTACATGGCATGTCCTCACCCTTTCAGCAACTGTTGGCTTCTCCACCACCTTGCTCTAGCCCAGGGGCTACGGCTGTTGCCCGCAGAAGTCCCCTGTCTTCAACAACAATGTTAGTCAAAAGCAGTCCAGTCCAGACAGTTGTAAGCAAACATACCGTGCCCAGCATCTCTTCAAGCAGTGCCGATGATCAAAAAGAGCGAACCCCTGTCACTCAGATTGGAAAGACTCTGGATGTTGCCACAACTCAAGCTTCTTGTGCAGTCACATCTGAAACGGTATCTGCACTCCAGCCCACTGCTCCAGCGGCTGTTCCAGTGGCTCAAATAACATCTCCGCAATCTGCACTTCCTCCAAAAGTTTCCTCTCCTGAACCTGTTCCCACTCCTTCTCCAGTCCCTACTTCTACACCGTCGTCTAATATGCCGCCCCCAGCTTCTACCACTGGAATGGTTCACTTGTCTAGTCCTGTTGCTACTTCTTCACCACCGTCTGCAGTTTTAGTTGCTGCACCCACTGCTGCTCCAGGACCTCCCACTACAACCTCCAGCCCCTCCACAGCAACACCCGCACAGCTCTCTGGGGAACAGCAGCCTTCTTCACTGGTGGAGACTAGTGTACCAAACTCTGCTGAAACAAAAGCAACTGTAGATCCTCCTGCTGTCTCAG CTCATCCTGAAGCTCCACAAGAAGAACAAGCTTCATGTGACCAAGCTG GACAAGGGGTCACCACTGCAGCAGAACAAGG ATgggcaaagaaaagaaagacgcCCGTCAACTTAGCCCCAAG GGATACGAGGGCCACCACTGAGAAAGCAAAAGGTCCTAGTCGACGAAGCTCACGAACAGACAAGGAACCCGAGGAGGAAGCATCTGACAATGGACAGAGAAAAAGAGCTGCTAGGCCAGGCTCAGCCTCATCGAACGCAGGAAAAG AATCAAACACTGGAGCCAGTCCCACCCAGGCAAAACGAAGGAAGTCAAAGTAA